The Archocentrus centrarchus isolate MPI-CPG fArcCen1 chromosome 13, fArcCen1, whole genome shotgun sequence genomic interval ACGTTTCCTGCTCCCGCTGTCGCTCACAGGCAGTATAATGACAGctcatttgaatttaaaaaaggaaacaaaacatacacatttgcattttaagaCAGTGCAAGGCTCGTGTTTGTATTCTCTCTCTAACATTAACAGCAAACGTCTGAAAATGTGATCATCAGGCTGACAGTGAGGTAATAACGtgtgtcagcagcttcctgATTACACGAGTTAAAGGTTGTAGTATTACGCTGTCAAACATTTTCCTGTTAATTATTACATTCAGATGAGTTTATATAGACAGTCACCTTCATGTGTTTAAACAATCTATAGCAAGATGACCCCAGCAATGGTAGATAAGAGGCTGAGGCCAACGGTTCTGTTTCACTGCTGAAATCCTGCTGATTTACACAAACTCCTTCAATTTCTGAAATGAAAGGAAGGCtggaaattggtctgtaatcaGCTGAGAGAGCATTATACCAGCAACTCGTCTAGTTttcccaaaatatttttatgaggAGCAATAAAACTTCTGACAACTCCCCAAATACTAATCCGAATTATCAAATGGATAAATTACGACTTACCGGTGGAGGTTATTCCACATCATCTGATAACAAAACTTTAAGTATAACATCAGTGCAGATGTGTTCTGTTAAATGTTTCTCAAGTTTCAGGCGGGTGTTATCCTAATTGGATGCGGTGTGCAGGTGTACTCTGCTGAGATGCACCTGCAAACACACCTGTGCTCTCCAGTGTTTAATTAGAAGTGAACAAAAAGGAGGAACGTCTCAGAGGGCTTTCTGTGggagcttgtttctgccactgaaagaGAAATTATCATCCATAACTCCAAATTTacagttattttctcaaaagttcgaaaataattctcaaaattttgaaaaaacaaGTCCAAACTTATTTCTGCCAACCAGGACGCGCTGTGAAAGGTCGTGATTTCCATGTTACCcggaagcaggaggaggaaggggcCAGCTCCAGCAGCCCAACGTGAATATATCATTGATTATGTACGTCTATGGAGATCACCCTCCGCTCAAAGATGAGCGCCCGGCGTCAACGTTTTACCTTTGTGCGCATGCGTCTGCACTCTCAGTAACGTTTAtcacggagcttcctgattggcggAGCCAACAAGAAATTCGATTTATAATTCCAAATTTCGGGTTATTAACGCGAAATCTTGAAATACCAAATCTAAATTTATACGAGTTAATCTGAGAGGTCGAAttattttctcgaaatttcgatTTATTAACTATTAATTTTGAACTCGAATCATGAAAGGCGTTTTTTCCAGCGGTTAAAACAGCGGAACcggggaaaaaaaatttaataaaatcatATCAGAGGacttcttctcttttcctcactttcaCACTGCGGTCTCATTTAAGCCCGAACCGAAccgtttaaaataaaaaataaagtgaccTTGTAACACGAACTTTAAACGTGTGGGATTGTTTTAAACTTTCATTTCCGCCTGATCTGGTTAAACATTGATATACCTGGAACTTTGAGACCTTTTTAAAAGCCAAACCAATCAGGAAGAAGTTCCGTTTTAAGCGTGAAATACTTACCGATCCAATTCACGTACGGTGGGCCAAAGCTCCTCATACACCTGAAGCGAGATCAGGAGGAATCCTCAGGTATCAAACAAAGCCGCAGATGTATCAAACCTCATGTAGCTTTCATCCCGATCAGGAACCGAGCGAGCACTGCGAGTTCAGCAGACGCAGCTCTGTATACCATCAGGTAATCACTTCCCCGCAGGTAGAGACCACACCCACGatgctgtgctgtgacaggtttATTTAGTTTGACAAGAAACGTCACAAACCACGAATAACAATcgtcaaccaaaaaaaaaaaaaaaagtcaggataCATGAGCACAGTGTTCAGATCAGTAAAGCtcattttttcttcattgtaTTGCATCTCTTGTAGGccttaaaaatagattttttttttttaatccagcctGGTTACTtaagacagcaaaacacaaatcagacaataagaaaacaaaaagccacCACACTCTGATACAGGTGGAAAACAGCTGGTCTACATCCCTCACCATCCAGACCACGCAAATGTTCACAGAGGGATCTTTCACCTTCGTTCATGGAATAAAAGCACTTTTATTGGAAGTGACAAAAACAATTAGCAAATTAATTACTACAGCTTATAAaagcctgttttttgtttttttaaatcttcattaAATCTAGCTCTCCACATCCTGAGAAATTTGCATCATAAGGCAGAGGGGGGATGTTTCCGATGGAGAAACCTCAGAAGGACCTCAGCGGCTGAGATCGGGGCTCTTTAATTAGAGGCGCCCTCCTTTGACAAAACGCTACAGGTGAGCATTCAAGATAAACAACGCAAATCTGAGCGCAACGTTGGCATTTTGGTTATTCTAAAGCACAGTTTAGAGCGAAGTGTTAGTGAGTCGGTGTCCTCTCAGCTGTTaccagaaaataataaaaaccttTATCATTATAAAGTGTGCTGGTATGAGTATTTGGTATTGCAGCCCAATTCTGAATAATTAATATTGCGCCAATACCTAATTAATAACAATAAGCTACATACTGTGTACAGCCTGCACTCAGGAAGGTAGTGTTCAAACTTAAGAGGACCACCAtgtttttggagcattttactGTGTGGATAAAATCtgaggaaaaactgcagatggcAGGAAAGAAACACAGTGAAGGAACATAAGGGCTAATGGTCAGGGAACAATGCTGCTGGAGCAGAAGTGAGAGGCTTGAGGCAACAAGAAGGATCAAATTATTTGTTGAGGCCTTAAAGACGAGCAGGAAGGAGAGTCAGCGAAGGTCGCTCTCCTCGTCCTGTATGGTTTTCTTGATGCGGAGAAGCATGGTGGTGAGCCACTGGTCCAACCGAGAAATGGTGTCAAATTCCTTcacctgacaaacaggaagtaaatgtttattttaatccAGCTGTTATTAAACtatactaaaaagaaaatgtacgattttttaaattgttctcATTGTAACTAAGTTTTCATATTTGCAGTCCTACTATTTGCACTTAGATGCTAACTGCATTTTGTTGCCTTATACTGAGCAATGACaaagttccatccatccatccatccatcgtgttaaaaaacaaaacatgtcaaGATAAAAAGGTCCAAAGTACAAACTGACACTGATTAAAAAGTTGTTGATGGGGTAACACTACTGACACACCCGccaaaaagaaagcaaatgtACCACAAAGCCTGTTGCCCCACATGTGAAGGTAACACGTCTTTCAACCTGGAAACTGAAGCTACGGGTTAGACACGCGTAACGACTTCCTGCTCCTTCCTTCTTCCTTTGCTGAAAAGCAACTGTTCACTCACCGAATCAGTGTAGGCGTCCACATTCTGCTCTTCCCAGGCATCTAGAAGTTTCTAGTTAGAGGAAAACAGAGCACACAGGCACGGCTTACTTCACTGCCTCGACCCAGAAAACAGGCTTTGACTGCACTTCACCAAAACAAATAGGGCTGATAGTCTATCCAGGGCTGGAGAGGCATTTAGCTGTTCCAGTCCCacttgtatttttaataatagcATGTATATTAAAGCCAGGTCAATCACATGCCATCAACATGTTTCagtggagagaaaagaaaaaaaaaaaagacatgcacaATGGTGGAAAACAGTCTCGCTTTAAACTTCGGGATTACTGATGTTCCTTGCTGAGATTTTAGAGCATACCTTTCAAGTCTCCCATTTTGGCCGGGaaattcccgtattttacccctctgtcatcccgtatatttttatttcccagtatttttcagttttctttaaagcattcctgtgccgctccaaactgaattgtcactatCACTAGGTTGGTGCCGTCAGCAGGAACAACCCCGTAAAAACAGCTGGacctcagtgttgccaacttagcgattTTTCCCCATAAAGCGACAccgaaatcctccgctgtcaccatgttctgtgtaCACCTTCTTACAGCGTCCCtttgtacgctttggcatcgctcagacctcactttgtctccacccTCGAACCCCCGAACCTCACCTAAACACAGAGCCTGCCCACccggcctttatcaacctttgagacaggcgacagcgagttttcttacacaagttggcaacagcggctcagataaaggaggagggttgaacgTAGCTcgcagtctcaccccacagtgttttttgttaaatttgatattctaacattaaacaatacggacaaaattgatctatgtaatgtgggtctaggcaaagctaaagttattaagttatttcataaagtttatttgtagttgtaaacatatttatggtgtttttttttcttcactttttctctccaaagatgtttttctgctcctgcagcctcgattgcaactacagtacatccaaattaacaattatgcaaattaggtgatgacatcatattttctattttcagcagcggaaACTTTCccctatttttaaatacaaatctTGACAGGTATGTTTTAGAGCCAGAATGGTGTCAAAGCCTACCTTCAACAGTTTGCACTCTCGAGAGTCTGAAAAGGCCGGAAACATTTCTTCATACTTCTGCACAGCAAGCTGGGAAACAGCACCACGATTATTAAAACTAAGGCTCGTATTAGAGAGGCTGCACATTAATAAGTTCTATGTTATGGCTTACTTTTGCATTCAGATGGTCGACACAGAAGTGACAGAGTGCAGCCTTGAAGAAGTGATCCTTGGCACTGTATTTCAGGAGCGTACTGTCCATTGCATGGGTTCCAACCTAAAaatcacacagcacagctcatgTTTACTTTGCACCTGAAGCTCCTGGATGGATGATGCGTTGAAATGAAGGCTGCTGGGTGGCATCAACTCACCTGTTCATAGATCTCAATAGCTTTTTGGTACTGCTCCAGCTGAGCTGCGTAGGTTGCTACTTTCAAAAGGCACTTGTTTGCTGAACTGTAAAGGAAGATCAAGCAGTTTCTCAGTCCACACATGAACTGAAATCAAGGGTCTAAAAGCAAGAAGTAACACCACAGCAATTACAAATCAAAGATGTAAAGTTAATGAATGAGATATTTTAGATCGGACCTGCTCTGCTCATTTGCAGTTCCACATTTATATGGAAGAGTAGAGCAGCTTTACATGATCGCAGCTCAAAGTGATTCTTATACTGAGCACTGATGCAGCCCCACATTTAACTGTATGTGTAAAACGAGTCATTTTTAGGTCCTCTTAGTTTTGGTGGGCTGCCTCTCCCACACAGAAGGTAGGAAATGCAGGTGGGTTAAGCTGTGTGCCAGATATGACCACAGGAAAAAtatctgctctcactgacatcacacagagccagaAACTGAAACAGAGCATTTATAGCAGTCTGATCCAGAGCTATTGGCTCTGTAAAAAGAATAAGGATTACTTGTACACATGCAactttgtccatccatccatctatttatccagggctgggtcgcactggcagagaaacccagatctCCCTCATCCAGTTTATCCGAAGGAACACCAAAGCGTTCCTCGGGCAGCTGAGAGgtcaggacaaaagacacactaggcctatagcagcataacagggagggttcagggtcacctgatccagccttaactatggtcaacagtatcaaagctgcactgaggtccaacaggacaagaacagagatgagtccactgtcagaggctgtaagaagatcattggtaaccttcactaatgctgtttctgtactgtgatgaattctgaaacctgactgaaactcttctaataaaccgttcctctgcagatgatcagttagctgttttacaactactctttcaagaatctctgagagaaaaggaaggttggagattggcctataattagctaagacagctgggtcaagtgatggctttttaagtagaggtttaattacagccaccttgaaggcctgtggtacatagccaactaataaagacagattgatcatttttaagattgaagcatcaattaagCGTTGACAGTGTTGACAGGAACAAGGTTAGAGATCACTCTGTCATGCTGATAACAGTTCGAATAGCATAGAGGGATTGGACTGCTCAGGCCTCGAGTACAGTCATGAAGATTCTTCCTGATCGTTTGGGCATCTGGAAAAATGATTGTCTGGACAAGAAAAGGTGAGTACTGCCATCAGTCCTGCCGTTCACGTGTGGGGTTACTTCTGCTCATAACGCTGCCTAAGAGCACAGCCGTGAATAAAGAATGGCACCAAAAACATCCTCTGAGAGCAGCTCCTCCAACCATCCAAGAGCAGTCTGGCTGAAGTAGGCGGCTCAGGGAACAACACTAAAAACACTtataaagtgctgtatgaatgatGTAGGgtattaaatatttatacagCTGTACTGTACATTAAAATGTGTAACTGTATGCAATGACATGCTATAAAAAGCAATATGTCTGGATGCATGATTATAGCATCTATACATATTTCAGATTGTATAATTAAAACAGATGAGTTAGACGGGGGAAGAGTTAATAAGCTGTTACTTCCTCCTCGTCCTTTTCAAAGAGGAAATTATCTTATTTTCCCACTGATctcatgtttttatgtgtattaatACTCATCACTTATATGTGTGAAATAAAGACTTGATTAACTGACTGAGCGgcctagttagttagaaataaTACATAATAAGCTAATTATGTTCAGTTATTTACCAATCAGTACCTGTTATCCATCACCCACTCCTTCACGCTCACGCAGCacgatttttactgcactacaaacttcttaaagtatgtttaaaaagaacaaggaaaacaaaatgaatatacacTAAATACTGTTCCCTCAAAcataaatactgcccagagcaGCTGCCTTGGCAGAGCTTTGCATGTTCTTAATAGGTTTCAATAGTTACCTGGTGGATTCTTCACCTCTGTAGTAATCTGCTGCCTGTTCATAATGAGCAATGGCCTGAACAGAAATTATACAAACTTAGACATGAAAGGTAAACAGAGCTTACTTTACTGTATCTGCACTCAGCAACAGATGTTTTGTCAATTAGTAAAAATTCAACACAAATCTTTCTGAATTCATTGCTAACAGTTATTAATCCAACCTTGTCGACGTCCACCAGCTCTGTTTCATAAATTTCAGCAATGCTGATATGATGTTTGGCTGCAATGGTGAAACGCCCCTAATTAGAAAAGCGGGAAAAAAGagcaactattaaaaaaaaatcagatgcaaaacataaaaatgttcttttaaaatgaaactcaTGAACTCACCATATCCGTGTATATCTCAATAGCTCGGTTTAGGCAGTTTATTGCCTCTGTTGAGAagaatatttaaacatttttaaacatttcactCAGTAAACTCATGTTAATCTACAAACAAAGTAAACGCAAATTCCAACAAGCTAGAAAAATGTTCAGGGTGAGAGTCAATTTAAACAATCTactataaaatgtaatttatttagaCTTGTCTTCCAGTGCATCTGCTCTAATTCCCATTCAATAACTGTACTGCGGAAGCTTACAACACCTGCACAGTTCAATCTGTGGCCTTTATCAGCATCATGCAGGATGTAAAGCACCACAGAAAACTCTGAAGCTGTTATGTTTGGATCCTTATCATAAAGTATTATCACAAAGTCACTGGAGCCTGCTCATTATCACTCTACAGCATAACAAGCCGAAACAGATAAGCTATGAATGGCGACCTGTGAAGTGACATGAACATGTTAGCGAGGCATGTTAAGTTTTTGATGTCACAGCGGCTCCGCTTTAATCTGTGGTTCCTAAAGTGCGGGCTGTGCCCCCTGGTGGGCTGcgaaggtactgcagggggCCGCAGT includes:
- the napab gene encoding N-ethylmaleimide-sensitive factor attachment protein, alpha b encodes the protein MDNSGKEKEANALMAEAEKKVKSSQSFFGALFGGSSKLEDACDMLVRAANMYKMAKNWCAAGNAFSQAAHLHLQMQSKHDAATNFIDAGNAFKKADPQEAINCLNRAIEIYTDMGRFTIAAKHHISIAEIYETELVDVDKAIAHYEQAADYYRGEESTSSANKCLLKVATYAAQLEQYQKAIEIYEQVGTHAMDSTLLKYSAKDHFFKAALCHFCVDHLNAKLAVQKYEEMFPAFSDSRECKLLKKLLDAWEEQNVDAYTDSVKEFDTISRLDQWLTTMLLRIKKTIQDEESDLR